The genome window AATTTCTTGGTCTTTTTATATATTCAGCAGCGTACTCTTTTACATCTCCACCTGTGCAAAAAGCTTTATTCCCTGCTCCTGTTATAACAATTACAGCAATGCCATCATCCCATATAGCATCTTGCAGAGCCTGAATCATTTCTTGTAAAGTAACCAAACTATAAGCGTTATATACTTGAGGTCTGTTAATAGTTATAGTGGCTATCCAATCAGACTTATCATAGATAATTTCACTAAAATTAAAATTCTCCGGCTTTTCAGTTTCAAATTGACTCATAATATCTTTTTCTCAGGTTGTTATTTGATAAAAGTTTAAATTTAGTAAAAAATAAGCAATTTTATATAAAAAAAACACTTTATTATTATAACTAGACATGCTTAAAAAGAAAACTTGGGGTTTTATATGAGAAACGAGGAATTACTCAGAGGTCTTGTAAGTACGACTTCTGTAGCTAATGGAATAAATAAAAAAGAAGAAGTATCTAAAAAAAGTACTTCTAGTATATTTGGAGATAATTTTCCTCCCAAGTTTGAAAATATATTTGAAAAAAGTTCAGAAATGTTTGGTGAATTTAATGAGACCAGACAATTAAAGCGGAATGAGAGATTGAGAAAAGAAATGGAGGAAAGAGAGTTAAAACCAACTATAGAGGATGAAATTTTGGATGCATTTATAAATGTAGGGGAGAGTATAAAGAAAGGAGTTAAATCTTTATTTTCTAAAAATCAATCTGATTTGGCGTTATAGATATTAGAAAAAGGGGGTTAAACCAAAATATTTTTCTAAAAAAGACCTTTTTAAAAAGGTCTTTTTTAAGTTTGTAATTTAAGGACTATCCGACAATTAATTTTTTGCTGTCAATTGTGAGGTTACACAGTCACTTTCTTAGTCATCAATCCTTCCAATAATGCGTATTGTCATTGCGAAGATTCCGAAGGAATCTGTGGCAATCCATCCATTTTACAATTAAAGCTATTATTCAGAATTGAAAAGATCGCCACGGTTTCTTTTAGAAACCTCGTGATGACAGTGCGAAGCACCAATGATATAAAGAAATTTAATTTCTGGATAGGCTCTAAACCACAATCATTGTTTAATATACAAGGATCATTAATGATGGGTTTGTGCTTCTGGCACCGTGGTAATCTCTAAGCATTATTTCTTAGATTTTCGGATAGGTTCTAAATAACCTTCTCTGATAAAAGGTTAAAGATCTAAACCCAATGGTCTATTTTTGAATTGTACATCCTTTGGTCGATGATTATAGAGAAATAAAAGGATAATCTAGAAATATCGTAAAGTAAATTTGGGGAGTCATGTATTAAGAACTTAAATATAGATTCAAGGGGGACTTTTACTTTATCTAGTAGGTTTGAGGAGTACGGGGTAAGAATGAATAGAGTGAAAAAAACAAAATATTGTTTAATAGGTTTAGCAGCACTTAGTGTTTCTACTTTTCTCTCATTATCACCAACATATGCTGCTTATAATGGAGCAATTTTATCCGAAATAGAAATAAATCCTTACCATGGAAATGCTTATCAAATAATGATAAAGACTGATAAAGACATTCCTATTGATAAACAGGTAATATCAGACAATGAAATAATACTTGATCTTAAAAACACAAAGCCTGCTAAATTCGTTAATACTATATATAACAATGCAACTAAAGTTAATCACGTAATAGTTCAATCTCTTTCAAATAACAGAGTAAAAGTTACTTTACAGGGTGTAAATATGTCTGCAAGTAAAGTTACTCTGGATACAAAAGGAGAAAGTTTAAATCTGCCAGAAGAACCAGTGGCTATTAATCTTACCGGCCCTGATGCTTCAACAGCTGAAAATGTAAATACAGCACCAATAGAAGATAAAAAAGTCGCAGAAGAACCAAAAGTAGCAGAAGAGCCAACAATAACTGAGGAAGTTCAGAATTCACAACAAGAAGAGATAATTCTACAACATCCTGTAAATAGTTTTAAACCAATAGATACAAGCATTAATGAAGAAATGGAAGAAGTGGAGGATAATTCTTCTCTTGGTTTAATGCAAGGGGCTATGGCCAGTGGTTTAATAAAAAAAGTATTTAGTACTTCAAGTTTTGACTGGTTATTAAGACTTGCTGTATTAGTTATGTTAATTATTGGTGGTTTAAAATTATTCAAGCCTAAAGAAAAGAATGTCAAAATTGATTTATCAAACGATTTAAAAACCAGAGAAATTGATCTATTTAAAGAACTTAATAACAGAAAAGGTTTAATTGGCTCAGGACTTAAAGATACTTCCAAAATTAACAATATTTCTAAAAAACCTGGTTACAATTCTCTTTCAAATTATGGAATTAAAGAGTATAAAAACAGTCAAGTACCACCTTTAAGTTCACAAATTACGCCTACAGCAAAAATTAAAAATGAGCCGAAATATAATAAAGCAAGTGAGGATTTGTTAAAAGCATTAAGTTCTCAGAAAACACTGTCAAAAACACCTACAAATGCGTTTAATACAAGTAAAATAGCTCAAAAAGATATTAATACAGCCAAAGTAAATATAGACAGTCAAAAATTCCTTGAAACAATGGCTAAAATTTATGAAAAAAGTGGCAGAACAGATCTTGCTCAAGGAATAAAACACAATATTTTGAAATCTAAAATAGGATAATTTTTATTAAATACCTTAAAAATGAAAACAATATCATCCAAAGGAATTGGTGATATTGTTTTTGTTTAAATCATTATATAAAAGGCACATTATTGAATACTTGAACCTGAATGCTTAAAGAATCCTATTTTGCACCTGCTTTTCTTAGTTTATAAACAATTTCGCTTCTGCCTTTACCATCATCCCAAAAAGGATCATCCCAAAAAAGAGCATTATTAGCGCACATAAGAGCAGTATCGCCCTCAATATCTTGTATATTTAAATCAGCCTCTGCTTTAATTAATTTACCAACTATTTTATTGTTGCCTTCAAGGGCAGCCCAAATAAGAGCAGTCGCGCCCTCATTATCTTGTATATTTAAATCAGCCTTTGCTTTAATTAATTGCTCAACTATTTCACTGTTGCCTTTAAAGGCAGCCCAAATAAGAGCAGTCGTGCCCTCATTATCTTGTATATTTAAATCAGCCTTTGCTTTAATTAATTGCTCAACTGTTTCGTTATCGCCTCTAGAGGCAGCGCTCATAAGAGCAGTCAATCCATCATTATCTTGTATATTTAAATCAGCCTTTGCTTTAATTAATTGCTCAACTCTTTCGTCATCGCCTCTAGAGGCAGCGATCATAAGAGCAGTCAATCCATTTTTATCTTGTTTATTTATTCCCCCGTACAAACCCTTAAAACTTGTTTTATCAGTGTTCTTAGTTAAAGTAAATGTATCGGCAGGAGTTTCGGGTTTTAAATGAGATTGTCTACTTTGTGAAACAATCTTTGATCCGAAGTTTACGGAATTTGTTAATGAACAATTTAACATTATAAATTTTCTCCTTTTTAATTTGGTCTGTTAACTTACATGAACTTAAACAATCCTAAAAAAAATAATTGCTACACTTTATAAAACCGTTTACAAAGCTTAATCAAATTAGGAATATTGTTTTTGTTGAGATCATTACATAAAAGGCTTATTGTTGAATATTTGAAACTGAATGCTTAAAATATCCTATTTTGCACCTGCTTTTCTTAATTTATCGGCTATTTCATTCTGGCCATTTTCATCAGCCAACATAAGAGCGGTAGAACCATTCTTACTTTGTATATTTAAATCAGCCTTTGCTTTAATTAGTTGCTCAACTATTTTATTATGGCCACGTGCTCCAGCAAAAATAAGAGCAGTATTGCCATCCTTATCTTGTATATTTAAATCAGCCCCTGCTTCAATTAGCTGCTCAACTATTTTGTCATAGCCACATGCTCCAGCGTGCATAAGAGCGGTACGTCCATTTTTATCCTCTATATTTAAATCAGCCTTTGCTTTAATTAGTTGCTCAACCATTTCATCATTGTAGTTAGAGGCAGCGGCCAAAAGAGCGGTATAGCCACCCTTATCTTGTATATTTAAATCAGCTTTTGCTTTAATTAGTTGATCAACTGTTTCGTTATTGCCACCTAAGACAGCCCATATAAGAGCAGTATCACCAAAATTATTCTCTATATTTAAATCAGCCTTTGCTTTAATTAGTTTCTCAACTATTTTGTTATTGCCTTTAGCGGCAGCGGCCAAAAGAGCGGTATCGCCACCCTTATCTTGTATATTTAAATCAGCTTTTGCTTTAATTAGTTGATCAACTATTTCGTTATTGCCTTTAGCGGCAGCGATCATAAGAGCAGTAGAACCATTCTTATCTTGTATATTTAAATCAACCCCTGCAATTAGTTGCTCAACTATTTCTTTATTTCCTATTGTGACAGCCTGCATAAGAACAGTCAATCCATCCTTATCTTGTTTATTTATTCCCAACAAGCCCTTAAAAGTAGGTGTCGATATAGTATTCTGAGTAGAAGTAAATGTATCAGCAGAGGTTTCAGGTTTTAAATGAGATTGTCTATTTTGTGATAAATTACTTTGTGAAACAATTTTTGATCCGAAATTTATGGAATTTAATGAACTTTTTAACATTATAAAATCCCTTCCTTTAGTTTGGTTTATTAACTTACATGATCTTAAATAAACCTCAAGAAATAAAATTGCATATTTTTATAAAAACATTTACAAATTTTAATTAAATATAGGAATATTGTTTTTGTTGAAATCATTACATAAAAAACACATTATTGAATAGCCGATTTTTCTGAGGTTATAATATAATATAAACGCTTTTAACTAACTGAATAAAATTGGAATTATGCATACAAAAGAAAGTTTAAAAGAAAAGCTGGAAAAAAATAATCGTTCTCTCACAGAAGAAACGATAGAAAAATATTTGAGAAGTTGGAGAATAGATCCTTTATATGAGGATGAAAATGGTATTGAATTTTTTGATGACCTTGCAATAGCAAAGTTAAATCAAGGAATTATATTAAAAGAGCAGGGATGTTCTGATAATGAAATTTTATCTGTGATTAATAAAGAAATGAAAACATCAACAAGTAATCCTATTAACGCTCCTTCTGTAAGAAAAACTATTCCTCAACCACAAGAAAGCTTAAAAAGAACAGAATTGGAAAGTATAACTGTTGATTTAACTTCTCAAACTTTAATGGTTTTGGCTGAATCAATTGCCCAAAAAATCACAACTGATATAGCTGATAAAATTAAAGATGGTGATATTATCCAACCGGCAATGGATTTTGGTAAATTGAGAAGAGATAATGAAATTCTAGCCAAGCAAGTAGAGAAATTAATAGAAGAAAATAAAAAATTAAGTACAAGAGTTAATCTTCTACTTCAAGAAAAGGCTAAATTTAAGCAAGCTTTTGGCTCTTTTTATATTAAACAGGGGTAAGTTTAAGTATTTCTTAAAGGATTATAATAATTTTATGTTTGCTTATGAGATTAAAAAAGTTTTATCTGTAGATAATAATCTCAGTCTTAAGGAATGTGAAAAAATCCTTGTACCTGAAGATATTTGCCTTGGTATTTTAGATGAAAACAGAGAAATAACAAGCTTTGTTTTAAAAGAAGATTTAAATAAAGTTTTAAAATTTAATATAAATAATTATCCTATTAATTTAATATCAACTTTAGCTGATGTAATAGATATAAATATTGAGAATATAAGTGAATTACAGGTAAAAAAACACGTAAAACCAGGCTTAAACAAAGGCGTTTTTGTTGGAAAAAACAGAAAAGAAGTTAGCCACTTAATAGTTAATAGAGATATTTATACAGAAAAAAAAGAAGTATTTTTAGTAGAAGAATATGCAAAAAATATTCCGGAAGAAATAAAAAAAGCTCTGGATTTATGCTCAAAAGCGGCTGATAAAATAAATTTACCTATTTTTATAATAGGTGGAGTGGTAAGAGATATAATCATTGGCAAAAAAAGCGTTGATATAGATATTACAGTTGAAGAAAGCGCTATAGAATTCAGTCGTTTTTTAAGAAAACAATATCCCGATATCTTTAAGATAAAGGAACTTCACGAGGATTTTAAAACAGCAAAAGTAGTTTTTACAATAAACAATAAAAATATAGAGTTAGATATAGCAAGTACAAGAAAAGAAATATACTCGCATCCGGCCAGTCTTCCACAAGTTTCTCAAATAGGTTGTGATATAAAAGATGATATTCTAAGACGTGATTTTACCATTAATTCAATGGCTTTATCCCTAAATCAGGTAAGCTTTTGCAAGCTTGTTGATCCATTAGATGGTTATAATGATTTAAAAGAAGGTAAAATAAGCATTTTACACCCGATAAGCTTTGTAGATGATCCAACACGAATAATAAGAGCTTTAAAATTCAGTATAAGATTTAATTATGAATTTGAAAAAGCAACTAAACACCTCATAAATACTTGTCTTAATAGTGGTTTATTTGATAACCTTGGTGGAGAAAGAATAAAATCCGAGATAAAGCAGACTTTTAACCTCAATAAATCTGAAAGCTTAAATAGATTTGTAGAAGAAAAAATATATTATTTGGTAAATAAAAACATTCAAATCCCTCAAAATTTAAGAGATTTATCCTTAAAATGCAGAAAAGTCATATCAAAATATCAAAAATTTATCGATACACCTGATCTGATATGGTTGATTTATTTAGGAACTTTACTTATAAATTCCTCTAAAGATGAAATTTCTCAAACTGCTGCAAAATTGTATTTATCAGGCTTAGAGACAGAGATTTTAGTAGGGAGCAAAAATATTCAGAATAATATAGCTCAGATCAAGCAAGCTCAGACACGGTTTCAAATTTATGAACAATTTGAAGGATATTTCTCTGAATCTATATTAATTACTTTAATTATTGTTGAAGATGAAGAGGTTGAGAAAAAAATAGATTTATATTTAAATGAACTTCAATATATTAAAATTAATACGACAGGAAAAAGTTTGACAGAAAAAGGTTTAACTCCCGGGCCAGTTTTTGGTGAGATTTTGAGAGAACTTTTGCAAGCTAAAATTAACCAGGAAATAGACACTCCAGAAGAAGAACAGGAATATATAAAAAAATTTCTTCCAAGAAAAAGAAGATAAATGTATAAGGTAGTAAATAGTGAATACGGCAAATAAAGAATTTTATAGCTCCAAATACGATATCAACAAAGAATCCGAACTTAAAAATAAATTATCGGCAGATGGTTTTATATTTAAATCAATCGATCATGCCTTTTGGTCTGCTCAAAAAAACGGTATTACTGTCACTTTATACAAAAGTGGGAAAATACTTGCTCAGGGCAAAAATACAGAAGAATTTGTTGAACAGTTTTTAGAAAATTCTAATCAACGTTTAGCAATTTCTTCTAAAAATCAAACCCCAGTACAAACAAAATTAGAAATTCCAAAACCAAAAATTGATTGTTGGATAGGAACAGACGAATCCGGAAAAGGGGATTATTTTGGCCCACTTGTGGTTGCAGGAGTTCTTGTTGATCAAGAAAATATCAAAAAGTTTCAGGAAATAAATGTAAGAGATTGCAAAAAAATAAATGATGTAAGTATTGAAAAACTTGCCTGGCAAATTAAAGCAAATAGTATTTTTTCCGTAGTAACAATAAACCCAAATAAAT of Candidatus Melainabacteria bacterium RIFOXYA2_FULL_32_9 contains these proteins:
- a CDS encoding ribonuclease HIII, which encodes MNTANKEFYSSKYDINKESELKNKLSADGFIFKSIDHAFWSAQKNGITVTLYKSGKILAQGKNTEEFVEQFLENSNQRLAISSKNQTPVQTKLEIPKPKIDCWIGTDESGKGDYFGPLVVAGVLVDQENIKKFQEINVRDCKKINDVSIEKLAWQIKANSIFSVVTINPNKYNQLYAKFNNLNNLLAWGHARAIENILEKKECKNAISDKFGNESLIKNALMTHGKTINLEQRHKAEDDIAVAAASILARNEFLQRMKKMSQEYGINFQKGASEKVKEQARLFIEKYGFESLSQIAKMHFKTTLELKK